ATCAGACCATCGAGGCTCCGATGGGCGGTGACGTAGGACACGAAAGTAAAGAGAGGTGACTAGTTCTACTGCCGAAAGAGAGCCGCCAGGATGCCCACCGCCAGCTTCGGCGATCATGGTAATGATATGTCGCCGCAAAGCCTTGGCTATCTGTTCCAGGTCCCGATCAGCGGTCTGACCTACCATCGCGGACGAGAAAGCCTCGGCTGAGTTTGCGATAGCCGAGGCGGAAGGCTTACCATTTGGCTTCCTTTCCGTAGACAATCTTATACCTCACGCGCAGAAATTATACCTCAATCACAACTAGCTGACAATTTTCCGTCGGCACTCCTGCCGGCTTCATATTTTCACTTTCCCGAACCTCTCCCACTCGCTGTAAAGGCAGCCGCAGTACTTCTGCCGGTAGAGGCCAAGCTCCCGGCTCACCTTATGACTTTCTTCAAAACCAGGCCTAAGGTCTTCATAGAGAAAGCTTACTCCCTGTTTAGCAGCCACCTCTTCTCCCACCTCTTTGAGTAGCTGCTGGTCTTGGTAGGGACTAATGAGCAAGGTGGTACTGAAGGCGTCAAAACCTCTGAGCTTGGCTATCAGGGCTGCCATAGAGAGGCGTAGCCGGAAACAATGGATGCAGCGCTCTTCCTCATGTCCCACCACTTCCCGAAAGTAGGCGACAACGTCGTAGCCTTCAGCCACAATCAGAGGGATGCTTTCCTTCTGTGCCAAGCTTTGCAAGGCATCGAGACGTTGTTGGTGCTCAGTGAAGGGGTGGATATTGGGATTGTACCAAAGCACAGTGACTGCCAGGTCTTTCTGCCGCCAGTGCTGAACAGAATATGTGGCACAGGGAGCACAGCAGGTATGCAGAAGCAAAGATGCCATAGACTTACCAGAGGCTCTGTTGAGGTGTAGGCCGTCT
The sequence above is drawn from the Chloroflexota bacterium genome and encodes:
- a CDS encoding epoxyqueuosine reductase QueH; translation: MASLLLHTCCAPCATYSVQHWRQKDLAVTVLWYNPNIHPFTEHQQRLDALQSLAQKESIPLIVAEGYDVVAYFREVVGHEEERCIHCFRLRLSMAALIAKLRGFDAFSTTLLISPYQDQQLLKEVGEEVAAKQGVSFLYEDLRPGFEESHKVSRELGLYRQKYCGCLYSEWERFGKVKI